DNA from Geobacillus vulcani PSS1:
TAAACAATTGATCCAACTCTCTGCCGCGCAGTTTGTCAATTTGCATAGTTGTTCCCTCCTTGCTTTTGGCGCGAAAATGTGATAATCGGCAGCCGTCTTCCAGCTACCGACCGATGTATCCATCCACAGCTCCTCCTGCCTTGCAGCGGACAAAAGGCGGTTTCACTATTTCCATTGAACGATTGCCAGTTCCGGCACGATATGGATCCACGTTTTTCCCGGCACGAATCCGATCGGAGCCCCGTTATGGTACGGCAGCAGCCGGCCGTCGACGTTTTTCCATTCGATCGGCTGCATGACACCATCCTGAAACAAGTACCCCTTGCCGCCGGAGGTGAGATCGATGTCGCGCCGTCCGTGGCTGTCGATGACTTGATGCCGAGCAGCGATAATCATGACGTTTTGCACGACAACCGGCTTATGCGTATCATAATCAATCGTTTGCTCGCCGCCGCTGTACCGGTAATACCCTTTTTGTTCAGGGACATATTTGTATTCAACTTGAGCGTAGGCGCGGTGCGAATAGGCGATGTGAACCGTCTCGACCTTTTGGCCGCTCGGCTCATCGGTGCGAAACGATAGCGGGGCTACGTGGTCCGTCCAAGCGTAGCCGTTTTGTTTCGCTCCTTTTTCGATGTTGGCAAACGTAATGTAGGAGTTGTGCGGCGCCTTGCGGAACGAGACGCGCTGAAACAGCGTGCCGTCGTAAAACAATCCGTTCAAATAGTCGATGCCGCCTCCTTCAAGACGTGCTTTCGCTTCTGGGCTCCAGCCGTGGCATACATACAGTGCATGGTAGCCTTCGCTCAAGTCAATATAGTAATCACGTGCGCTTCGCACTGGTCCGACCCGCTTGGGCCATTCGCTTTGGTATA
Protein-coding regions in this window:
- a CDS encoding DUF3048 domain-containing protein; this translates as MKRWLFTISCTALLLGGCTTKSEPKQAEPAKPAPRQEQPSEPPAEEKQTFPLTGLPAEGTIDRRVVGVMINNHPKARPQSGLYAADIVYEVLAEGDITRFLALYQSEWPKRVGPVRSARDYYIDLSEGYHALYVCHGWSPEAKARLEGGGIDYLNGLFYDGTLFQRVSFRKAPHNSYITFANIEKGAKQNGYAWTDHVAPLSFRTDEPSGQKVETVHIAYSHRAYAQVEYKYVPEQKGYYRYSGGEQTIDYDTHKPVVVQNVMIIAARHQVIDSHGRRDIDLTSGGKGYLFQDGVMQPIEWKNVDGRLLPYHNGAPIGFVPGKTWIHIVPELAIVQWK